The Opitutales bacterium ASA1 genome window below encodes:
- the rfbC gene encoding dTDP-4-dehydrorhamnose 3,5-epimerase, with translation MKFTETPIRGAYVVDLEPRGDDRGFFARTYCAREFGAHGLRTDLVQGNLSFSRVKGTLRGMHYQLPPFGETKYVRCTRGALYDVIIDLRPDSPSYMKWHGVELTAENRRAFYIPEMCANGFYILEEDTEISYLVNQYYSPDHERGIRHDDPAFGIQWPGPVNLISPKDTSWPDYVATVH, from the coding sequence GTGAAGTTCACCGAAACTCCCATCCGGGGCGCCTACGTCGTCGACCTCGAACCGCGCGGCGACGACCGGGGCTTCTTCGCCCGCACGTATTGCGCGCGCGAATTCGGCGCGCACGGTCTGCGCACCGACCTCGTGCAGGGCAACCTGTCGTTCAGCCGCGTGAAGGGCACCCTGCGTGGGATGCATTATCAACTGCCGCCGTTCGGCGAGACCAAGTACGTGCGCTGCACGCGCGGCGCGCTCTACGACGTCATCATCGACCTTCGGCCCGACTCGCCGTCGTACATGAAGTGGCATGGCGTCGAACTCACGGCCGAGAACCGTCGCGCCTTCTACATCCCGGAGATGTGCGCCAACGGTTTCTACATCCTCGAGGAGGACACCGAGATCTCGTATCTGGTGAACCAATACTACTCGCCCGACCACGAGCGCGGCATCCGCCACGACGACCCCGCCTTCGGCATCCAATGGCCTGGCCCGGTCAACCTCATCTCGCCCAAAGACACGAGCTGGCCGGATTACGTGGCGACCGTACATTGA